A stretch of Chionomys nivalis chromosome 26, mChiNiv1.1, whole genome shotgun sequence DNA encodes these proteins:
- the LOC130866836 gene encoding zinc finger protein 120-like has translation MNNLPEKIMYLKKFFSFVAFLSISYEPLRAVTYDDVYINFTREEWNLLDPSQKNLYKDVMLETYRNFTTIECIWEDHNTEEHCPCYRRHERTHTGEKPYECNQCGKAFACHSHLQSHKRTHTGEKPYECNQCGKAFSQHSNLQRHQRIHTGEKPYECNQCGKAFATKSNLKNHQRTHLGEKSYECNQCGKAFAFQGTLQHHQRTHTGEKPYECIQCGKAFARRHHLQLHKRTHTGEKPFECNQCGKAFAAQSNLKNHKRTHTGEKPYECTQCGKTFAQYNHLKSHKRTHTGDKPYECNQCGKAFAMTIHLQRHKRIHTGEKPYECNQCGKAFVQHSNLQSHQRTHTGEKPYECNQC, from the exons ATGAACAACCTCCCAGAAAAGATCATGTACTTGAAGAAGTTTTTCTCCTTTGTTGCCTTTCTTTCAATTTCCTATGAACCTTTA agggcagtgacctatgatgatgtgtaTATCAACTTCACTCGAGAAGAGTGGaatttgctggatccttcccagaagaatctctacaaagatgtgatgctggagacttACAGGAACTTCACTactatag AATGCATTTGGGAAGACCATAATACTGAAGAACATTGTCCATGTTatagaagacatgaaag aacacatactggagagaaaccctatgaatgtaaccaaTGTGGcaaggcctttgcatgtcacagtcatcttcaatcccataagagaacacacacaggagagaaaccatatgaatgtaatcagtgtggtaaggccttttcacaacacagtaatcttcaaagacatcaaagaatacatactggagagaaaccatatgaatgtaatcagtgtggtaaggcctttgcaacTAAGAGTAATCTTAAAAACCATCAAAGAACACATCTTGGAGAGAaatcatatgaatgtaatcaatgtggtaaggcctttgcatttCAGGGAactcttcaacaccatcaaagaacGCATACTGGCGAAAAGCCCTATGAATGTATTCAGTGTGGTAAGGCTTTTGCACGTCGTcatcatcttcaattgcataaaagaacacatactggagagaaaccttttgaatgtaatcaatgtggtaaggcctttgcagctCAGAGTAATCttaaaaaccataaaagaacacatactggagagaaaccttatgagtGTACTCAGTGTGGTAAGACCTTTGCTCAATACAATCATCTTAaaagccataaaagaacacatactggagataaaccttatgaatgtaatcagtgtggtaaggcctttgcaatGACCattcatcttcaaaggcataaaagaatacatactggtgagaaaccctatgaatgcaatcagtgtggtaaggcctttgtacaacacagtaatcttcaaagtcatcaaagaacacacactggagaaaaaccatatgaatgtaatcagtgt